The Brachyhypopomus gauderio isolate BG-103 chromosome 1, BGAUD_0.2, whole genome shotgun sequence genome includes a window with the following:
- the rhoh gene encoding rho-related GTP-binding protein RhoH — protein MNGLPETSVKCVLVGDCAVGKTALLVRFTSETFPDSYRPTVYENTGVDVFMDGIQISLGLWDTAGNDTFRQIRPMSYQQADVVLLCYSVANPSTLTSIRHKWIAEVREHLPHVPVLVVATQTDHREMGPYRANCTPATEGKRVAQEIRAKGYLECSALSNRGVQQVFECAVRAAVHQERKRKRRRLFHLNPCHVS, from the coding sequence ATGAACGGGTTGCCCGAGACGTCCGTGAAGTGCGTGCTGGTGGGCGACTGTGCGGTGGGCAAGACGGCTCTCCTGGTACGCTTCACCTCCGAGACCTTCCCCGACAGCTACCGGCCCACCGTGTACGAGAACACGGGCGTGGACGTGTTCATGGACGGGATCCAAATCAGCCTGGGCTTGTGGGACACGGCGGGCAACGACACCTTCCGTCAGATACGCCCCATGTCCTACCAGCAGGCCGACGTGGTGCTGCTCTGCTACTCGGTGGCCAACCCGTCCACGCTGACCAGCATCCGCCACAAGTGGATCGCCGAGGTGCGCGAGCACCTTCCGCACGTACCTGTCCTGGTGGTGGCCACCCAGACGGACCACCGGGAGATGGGCCCGTACCGCGCCAACTGCACTCCTGCCACCGAGGGCAAACGCGTGGCCCAGGAGATCCGCGCCAAGGGCTACCTGGAGTGCTCGGCGCTTAGCAACCGCGGTGTGCAGCAGGTGTTTGAGTGCGCCGTGCGTGCGGCCGTCCATCAGGAGCGCAAGCGCAAACGGCGACGCCTCTTTCACCTCAACCCGTGTCATGTGTCCTGA
- the n4bp2 gene encoding NEDD4-binding protein 2 isoform X2 yields MPKKKKNGHSPNRVSAQTGEHRSAQRANGGSSAWVDPRGRGNRGPVLATSSTASLTGKDDIVKCMQEMFSHLDPVVIYIVLSEADFKVENAMDALLELSDAAEGKTKPPSPLSGFELAAALLDPRTPKTEPAMVTSESSSASEAACLTEELDSLIDQELENLTSLQSQPSDRPSSLSVPLSSLSLPSQSVFPSTLPTQNILTGHPTSSVFEHLDMDNQNGASGGPSPIKELSFCAASLPQESDVSVDFSHLTEDPESDGLRPSAFKAYRRPDQFMNTTEITSAVPRSEGLHTPATIWNIQAPEFQPQAEEPTFITPVMKASNPWSTFSAAQWLAPRPFSQAPLKPSATVPKSWTLPLQSPLRLDGQVLVLLRGAPGSGKTTLASAMLEQNLGGVVLSTDEYFIQNGVYHYNPDLLGEAHAWNHRRAREALENGYTPIIIDNTNLQCWEMKPYVAMALKHKYKVMFREPDTWWKTKPKELEKRSKHGVTKEKIRRMLEHQDRHVSVHNIMSSQPKVTAVCSGDVPQTDPAQKLLLAGLCRPDLVGDPGFVEPAAHLSSSLPDVSSVGEFSPEDCSVLMDLNFAKLLHQKWKETIQEQHRQAALSYLLQESSVPWGEPQTSTVGQRDPAARFLIGQSGVQECFPFMDHWNVSQPRVSLRDIMIEEQVMQDSLQRSRLGLQDLDKKDGATILKENQLFDMFPTIDRHFLRDIFTDHNYSLEQTEQFLHALLDDGPVRNVVAPKISPDRNEAQRAPRKERKWKQKDWEQEVVVFQDTEDPEYEDFRTEAMLQWHRQQECFSKAAEAHKQGRKDVASFYAKQGRLHGQKMREAHHRAAVQIFERVNATLLPQNVLDLHGLHVDEALQHLQQVLTDKTSEWQQGLCRPQLSVITGRGNRSQGGVARIRPAVLDYLQSQHYRYSEPKVGLILVTLH; encoded by the exons ATgccaaagaaaaagaaaaatggaCACAGTCCAAACAGAGTTTCCGCGCAGACAGGCGAGCACCGGAGCGCTCAAAGGGCGAACGGGGGTAGTTCCGCCTGGGTAGACCCTCGGGGTCGGGGGAACCGGGGACCTGTGCTCGCCACTTCCAGCACGGCCAGCCTTACAGGCAAAGACGACATTGTGAAATGCATGCAAGAGATGTTTTCGCACTTGGACCCTGTGGTTATTTACATTGTGCTTTCCGAGGCCGATTTTAAAG TGGAGAATGCGATGGATGCTCTTCTGGAGTTGTCTGATGCTGCTGAAGGCAAGACCAAGCCTCCTTCTCCGCTCTCAGGCTTTGAGTTGGCTGCTGCTCTCCTCGATCCACGCACCCCTAAGACAGAACCTGCCATGGTAACATCAGAGAGTTCCTCAGCCTCAGAAGCAGCATGTCTCACAGAAGAGCTTGATTCTCTGATCGATCAGGAACTGGAGAATTTAACATCACTACAAAGTCAGCCGAGTGACCGGCCTTCATCACTCTCcgttcctctctcttccttgtcTCTTCCATCTCAGTCGGTCTTTCCCTCCACTCTTCCTACACAGAACATCCTTACTGGTCATCCAACCTCATCAGTATTTGAGCATTTAGACATGGATAATCAAAATGGGGCCAGTGGAGGCCCCTCCCCAATAAAGGAACTTAGTTTCTGTGCTGCATCTTTGCCCCAAGAGAGCGATGTCTCTGTCGACTTTAGTCACTTGACAGAGGATCCCGAGTCAGATGGTCTGAGGCCTTCTGCCTTTAAGGCATATCGCAGACCTGACCAATTTATGAACACGACAGAAATAACGTCAGCTGTCCCACGTTCTGAGGGCCTACACACCCCAGCTACGATTTGGAACATTCAGGCTCCAGAGTTCCAGCCTCAAGCGGAAGAGCCGACTTTCATCACTCCTGTCATGAAAGCTTCTAATCCTTGGAGCACGTTCTCTGCTGCACAGTGGTTGGCTCCCAGGCCCTTCAGTCAGGCTCCCCTGAAGCCATCAGCCACTGTTCCCAAGTCATGGACCCTCCCACTTCAGAGTCCACTCAGATTGGATGGTCAGGTATTGGTGCTGCTCAGAGGTGCTCCCGGATCGGGCAAAACCACACTTGCCAG TGCAATGTTGGAACAAAATctgggtggggtggtgttgagtaCAGATGAGTACTTTATCCAAAATGGGGTGTATCATTACAATCCAGACTTGCTAGGAGAGGCTCATGCATGGAATCATCGAAGAG CAAGAGAAGCTCTTGAGAATGGATATACACCTATAATTATAGACAACACCAACTTGCAGTGCTGGGAGATGAAGCCATATGTTGCTATG GCCCTGAAGCACAAGTATAAAGTGATGTTCCGTGAGCCAGACACATGGTGGAAAACCAAACCCAAAGAATTGGAGAA GCGTTCTAAACATGGAGTAACAAAAGAGAAGATTAGAAGAATGCTGGAGCACCAGGACCGTCATGTCTCCGTCCACAATATCATGTCTTCACAGCCCAAAGTAACAGCCGTCTGTAGTGGGGATGTGCCTCAAACAGACCCAGCGCA gaaGCTTTTACTGGCAGGCCTATGCCGTCCTGACCTCGTAGGTGACCCTGGGTTTGTTGAACCTGCTGCCCACCTCTCATCTTCCCTGCCCGATGTTTCCTCGGTTG GTGAGTTTTCACCAGAAGATTGCTCAGTGCTGATGGACCTTAACTTTGCCAAACTGCTGCACCAAAAATGGAAGGAAACAATCCAG GAGCAACATAGACAAGCGGCCCTTTCATATCTACTGCAAGAGA GTTCTGTCCCCTGGGGTGAACCACAGACATCTACGGTTGGCCAGAGGGACCCTGCTGCTCGATTCCTGATTGGTCAGTCAGGAGTCCAGGAATGTTTTCCGTTTATGGACCACTGGAACGTGTCCCAACCACGAGTGTCtctcagggacatcatgattgAGGAGCAAGTGATGCAGGACAGCTTGCAGAGG tCCAGGTTAGGTCTGCAGGATTTAGACAAGAAGGATGGGGCAACCATATTAAAGGAGAACCAACTTTTCGATATGTTCCCTACCATTGACCGCCATTTCCTCAGGGACATCTTCACAGATCACAA TTATTCTCTGGAACAAACGGAGCAGTTTTTGCATGCACTGCTGGATGATGGACCCGTCAGAAACGTAGTCGCTCCCAAAATCAGCCCTGATCGCAATGAGGCACAGAGAGCACCTCGTAAAGAGCGG AAGTGGAAGCAGAAGGACTGGGAGCAGGAAGTGGTGGTGTTCCAGGACACGGAGGACCCGGAGTACGAGGACTTCCGCACAGAAGCCATGCTGCAGTGGCACCGCCAGCAGGAGTGTTTCAGCAAGGCTGCCGAGGCCCACAAACAGGGGCGCAAGGACGTGGCCAGCTTCTACGCCAAgcag gGACGCTTACATGGACAGAAGATGCGGGAGGCGCATCATCGCGCGGCAGTGCAGATATTTGAGCGTGTGAACGCCACGCTGCTGCCGCAGAACGTTCTGGATCTCCACGGGTTGCATGTGGATGAAGCCCTCCAGCACCTGCAGCAGGTTCTTACTGACAAGACCTCAG AGTGGCAGCAGGGTTTGTGCCGCCCACAGCTGTCAGTCATCACAGGAAGAGGCAATCGCAGCCAGGGGGGCGTGGCTCGCATCAGGCCTGCCGTTCTCGACTACCTCCAGAGCCAGCACTACAG gtattCTGAACCCAAGGTTGGACTCATACTTGTCACTTTGCACTGA
- the n4bp2 gene encoding NEDD4-binding protein 2 isoform X1 yields MPKKKKNGHSPNRVSAQTGEHRSAQRANGGSSAWVDPRGRGNRGPVLATSSTASLTGKDDIVKCMQEMFSHLDPVVIYIVLSEADFKVENAMDALLELSDAAEGKTKPPSPLSGFELAAALLDPRTPKTEPAMVTSESSSASEAACLTEELDSLIDQELENLTSLQSQPSDRPSSLSVPLSSLSLPSQSVFPSTLPTQNILTGHPTSSVFEHLDMDNQNGASGGPSPIKELSFCAASLPQESDVSVDFSHLTEDPESDGLRPSAFKAYRRPDQFMNTTEITSAVPRSEGLHTPATIWNIQAPEFQPQAEEPTFITPVMKASNPWSTFSAAQWLAPRPFSQAPLKPSATVPKSWTLPLQSPLRLDGQVLVLLRGAPGSGKTTLASAMLEQNLGGVVLSTDEYFIQNGVYHYNPDLLGEAHAWNHRRAREALENGYTPIIIDNTNLQCWEMKPYVAMALKHKYKVMFREPDTWWKTKPKELEKRSKHGVTKEKIRRMLEHQDRHVSVHNIMSSQPKVTAVCSGDVPQTDPAQKLLLAGLCRPDLVGDPGFVEPAAHLSSSLPDVSSVGEKCSLSSVNMGAQTGPHNSKELEESYLNNFTEQVGMPQVELFDGADLDWELDACVSLSQSYDLNKDINEDPGMLKEKVIEQPVAFSTSIGQRVRRERDHNRFADLQAVDRVATSQQPLTSELGDCSEKQVQPDNDAKEDCILGSVELKPELLDFVGDWPTNSLEQRMQRERKSVTQTLKNPVQTLENSNVAGDTSNPYDRLVEHSDCVSTNKTEFQKFLDLLQRGDNHLRQEINQDSPTFNEDKQDPGIEGHSVLPDCVLDWKSGKSTDPEKDCTHPPSPAKDPETAQDGHSNKDSKKANTVLETPINSGIGADNMGSEEKDKPGLTADTTLCSGGITDHNAEASQERWRGHCRRPGKSFRLALTFTNQCPTSANISAGSPVPLPQLPIMTPPPESRSTLQTCSSQTDPQIFSLLWRINHQKCPEPDTYSRGIVVLEGNPLNFVPETNNVSSSGQQEVPYRVCHEKGSQVEENDLRELPFKQHSLEILSHHFKHVSMETLEDLYEKCHLDMEWTINLLLDSGEQFYKHDEEDGLDPLAEVTKDCQVTGRLAESKIEPLADSAINWASNESTGGEIVVLATSIDCSSSPVAGEHENSEQSDLGQASGDGGTNLENHLKGQVQDEAVDVLQSMSKTSIVTHPHQSVVESRRQQDILLFDSAEAKTESQLAQQEEVTSVSKSGLFDPNLDRELAECVDVGKEREEEGKETKEETCALTDSESTESLLAMLEEMEHRKEDERNKRERGQGRTGSMDIKMLELKLPTELALQLTELFGPVGISPGEFSPEDCSVLMDLNFAKLLHQKWKETIQEQHRQAALSYLLQESSVPWGEPQTSTVGQRDPAARFLIGQSGVQECFPFMDHWNVSQPRVSLRDIMIEEQVMQDSLQRSRLGLQDLDKKDGATILKENQLFDMFPTIDRHFLRDIFTDHNYSLEQTEQFLHALLDDGPVRNVVAPKISPDRNEAQRAPRKERKWKQKDWEQEVVVFQDTEDPEYEDFRTEAMLQWHRQQECFSKAAEAHKQGRKDVASFYAKQGRLHGQKMREAHHRAAVQIFERVNATLLPQNVLDLHGLHVDEALQHLQQVLTDKTSEWQQGLCRPQLSVITGRGNRSQGGVARIRPAVLDYLQSQHYRYSEPKVGLILVTLH; encoded by the exons ATgccaaagaaaaagaaaaatggaCACAGTCCAAACAGAGTTTCCGCGCAGACAGGCGAGCACCGGAGCGCTCAAAGGGCGAACGGGGGTAGTTCCGCCTGGGTAGACCCTCGGGGTCGGGGGAACCGGGGACCTGTGCTCGCCACTTCCAGCACGGCCAGCCTTACAGGCAAAGACGACATTGTGAAATGCATGCAAGAGATGTTTTCGCACTTGGACCCTGTGGTTATTTACATTGTGCTTTCCGAGGCCGATTTTAAAG TGGAGAATGCGATGGATGCTCTTCTGGAGTTGTCTGATGCTGCTGAAGGCAAGACCAAGCCTCCTTCTCCGCTCTCAGGCTTTGAGTTGGCTGCTGCTCTCCTCGATCCACGCACCCCTAAGACAGAACCTGCCATGGTAACATCAGAGAGTTCCTCAGCCTCAGAAGCAGCATGTCTCACAGAAGAGCTTGATTCTCTGATCGATCAGGAACTGGAGAATTTAACATCACTACAAAGTCAGCCGAGTGACCGGCCTTCATCACTCTCcgttcctctctcttccttgtcTCTTCCATCTCAGTCGGTCTTTCCCTCCACTCTTCCTACACAGAACATCCTTACTGGTCATCCAACCTCATCAGTATTTGAGCATTTAGACATGGATAATCAAAATGGGGCCAGTGGAGGCCCCTCCCCAATAAAGGAACTTAGTTTCTGTGCTGCATCTTTGCCCCAAGAGAGCGATGTCTCTGTCGACTTTAGTCACTTGACAGAGGATCCCGAGTCAGATGGTCTGAGGCCTTCTGCCTTTAAGGCATATCGCAGACCTGACCAATTTATGAACACGACAGAAATAACGTCAGCTGTCCCACGTTCTGAGGGCCTACACACCCCAGCTACGATTTGGAACATTCAGGCTCCAGAGTTCCAGCCTCAAGCGGAAGAGCCGACTTTCATCACTCCTGTCATGAAAGCTTCTAATCCTTGGAGCACGTTCTCTGCTGCACAGTGGTTGGCTCCCAGGCCCTTCAGTCAGGCTCCCCTGAAGCCATCAGCCACTGTTCCCAAGTCATGGACCCTCCCACTTCAGAGTCCACTCAGATTGGATGGTCAGGTATTGGTGCTGCTCAGAGGTGCTCCCGGATCGGGCAAAACCACACTTGCCAG TGCAATGTTGGAACAAAATctgggtggggtggtgttgagtaCAGATGAGTACTTTATCCAAAATGGGGTGTATCATTACAATCCAGACTTGCTAGGAGAGGCTCATGCATGGAATCATCGAAGAG CAAGAGAAGCTCTTGAGAATGGATATACACCTATAATTATAGACAACACCAACTTGCAGTGCTGGGAGATGAAGCCATATGTTGCTATG GCCCTGAAGCACAAGTATAAAGTGATGTTCCGTGAGCCAGACACATGGTGGAAAACCAAACCCAAAGAATTGGAGAA GCGTTCTAAACATGGAGTAACAAAAGAGAAGATTAGAAGAATGCTGGAGCACCAGGACCGTCATGTCTCCGTCCACAATATCATGTCTTCACAGCCCAAAGTAACAGCCGTCTGTAGTGGGGATGTGCCTCAAACAGACCCAGCGCA gaaGCTTTTACTGGCAGGCCTATGCCGTCCTGACCTCGTAGGTGACCCTGGGTTTGTTGAACCTGCTGCCCACCTCTCATCTTCCCTGCCCGATGTTTCCTCGGTTGGTGAGAAATGCAGTCTCAGCTCAGTGAACATGGGCGCACAGACTGGGCCGCACAATTCCAAAGAACTCGAAGAATCCTACCTGAACAATTTTACTGAACAAGTTGGAATGCCGCAGGTTGAGCTGTTCGATGGAGCGGATTTGGATTGGGAGCTAGATGCATGTGTTTCACTTTCTCAGAGTTATGACCTAAATAAAGACATAAATGAAGACCCTGGCATGTTGAAAGAGAAGGTCATCGAACAGCCTGTGGCCTTCTCAACGTCCATTGGCCAGCgggtaaggagagagagagaccacaaCAGATTTGCAGATTTGCAGGCTGTTGACAGAGTTGCTACCAGTCAACAGCCTCTGACCTCTGAACTTGGTGACTGCTCAGAAAAGCAAGTCCAACCGGATAATGATGCTAAGGAGGATTGCATTCTTGGTAGTGTTGAATTAAAACCAGAACTACTAGACTTTGTGGGAGACTGGCCAACTAACAGCCTGGAACAGCGTATGCAACGTGAACGAAAGTCAGTGACTCAGACATTGAAAAACCCAGTTCAAACCCTGGAAAACTCTAACGTTGCAGGAGATACCAGTAACCCTTATGATAGGTTGGTAGAGCATTCTGACTGTGTGAGCACCAACAAAACAGAGTTTCAGAAGTTTCTAGATCTTCTTCAAAGAGGTGACAACCACCTTCGCCAAGAAATAAATCAGGACTCTCCAACCTTCAATGAGGACAAGCAGGACCCAGGGATAGAAGGCCACTCTGTACTCCCTGACTGTGTTCTTGACTGGAAATCTGGAAAATCCACTGATCCTGAAAAAGATTGTACTCACCCTCCAAGCCCAGCCAAAGACCCTGAAACAGCCCAGGATGGCCATTCGAACAAAGACAGCAAAAAAGCCAATACAGTCTTAGAGACTCCAATAAATAGTGGGATAGGAGCAGACAACATGGGTTCGGAGGAGAAAGATAAGCCAGGCCTTACTGCTGATACAACACTTTGCTCGGGAGGTATAACGGATCATAATGCTGAGGCCAgccaggagagatggagaggacaCTGTCGCAGGCCCGGAAAGTCCTTCCGACTAGCCCTTACATTTACTAACCAATGCCCAACCTCTGCCAACATATCTGCAGGCTCTCCGGTCCCTTTGCCACAGTTACCCATCATGACGCCTCCACCGGAGTCTCGATCAACATTGCAGACCTGTTCGTCACAGACAGACCCTCAGATCTTTTCCCTGCTGTGGAGAATCAACCACCAGAAATGTCCTGAGCCAGACACCTATTCCAGGGGCATAGTGGTTTTAGAGGGAAACCCTTTAAATTTTGTGCCAGAAACTAACAACGTAAGCAGCTCTGGCCAACAGGAGGTGCCGTACCGTGTATGTCATGAGAAAGGATCACAAGTGGAGGAGAATGACCTGAGAGAATTACCCTTCAAACAGCACAGTCTGGAAATACTCAGCCACCATTTTAAGCATGTCTCCATGGAGACATTGGAGGATCTGTATGAAAAATGTCACCTGGACATGGAGTGGACCATTAACTTGCTGCTGGATTCAGGTGAACAGTTTTATAAACATGATGAGGAAGATGGCTTGGACCCTCTGGCTGAGGTCACTAAGGATTGTCAGGTAACAGGGCGGTTGGCTGAGTCAAAAATAGAGCCCTTGGCAGACTCTGCAATTAATTGGGCTAGCAATGAATCCACAGGCGGAGAGATTGTAGTTCTAGCCACAAGCATTGACTGTAGTTCAAGCCCTGTGGCTGGAGAACATGAAAACAGTGAGCAGAGTGATCTTGGCCAAGCATCAGGAGATGGAGGCACAAATTTAGAGAATCATCTTAAAGGGCAAGTTCAAGATGAGGCAGTTGATGTACTTCAGAGCATGTCCAAAACCTCCATTGTAACCCATCCACATCAATCTGTGGTGGAGTCCAGAAGACAACAAGATATCCTTCTGTTTGATTCTGCAGAGGCAAAGACAGAAAGCCAGCTGGCCCAACAAGAGGAAGTGACATCAGTCTCAAAAAGTGGTCTTTTTGATCCGAATCTGGATAGAGAACTAGCAGAGTGTGTAGATgtaggaaaagagagagaagaggaaggtAAAGAGACAAAAGAAGAAACATGTGCCTTAACGGACTCAGAGTCAACAGAGTCACTTCTGGCCATGCTCGAAGAGATGGAACACAGGAAAGAGGACGAGAGAAATAAAAGAGAAAGGGGTCAGGGGAGAACTGGATCTATGGACATTAAAATGCTGGAGTTAAAGCTACCCACAGAACTTGCTTTGCAGCTCACTGAGCTTTTTGGACCTGTGGGTATCTCCCCAG GTGAGTTTTCACCAGAAGATTGCTCAGTGCTGATGGACCTTAACTTTGCCAAACTGCTGCACCAAAAATGGAAGGAAACAATCCAG GAGCAACATAGACAAGCGGCCCTTTCATATCTACTGCAAGAGA GTTCTGTCCCCTGGGGTGAACCACAGACATCTACGGTTGGCCAGAGGGACCCTGCTGCTCGATTCCTGATTGGTCAGTCAGGAGTCCAGGAATGTTTTCCGTTTATGGACCACTGGAACGTGTCCCAACCACGAGTGTCtctcagggacatcatgattgAGGAGCAAGTGATGCAGGACAGCTTGCAGAGG tCCAGGTTAGGTCTGCAGGATTTAGACAAGAAGGATGGGGCAACCATATTAAAGGAGAACCAACTTTTCGATATGTTCCCTACCATTGACCGCCATTTCCTCAGGGACATCTTCACAGATCACAA TTATTCTCTGGAACAAACGGAGCAGTTTTTGCATGCACTGCTGGATGATGGACCCGTCAGAAACGTAGTCGCTCCCAAAATCAGCCCTGATCGCAATGAGGCACAGAGAGCACCTCGTAAAGAGCGG AAGTGGAAGCAGAAGGACTGGGAGCAGGAAGTGGTGGTGTTCCAGGACACGGAGGACCCGGAGTACGAGGACTTCCGCACAGAAGCCATGCTGCAGTGGCACCGCCAGCAGGAGTGTTTCAGCAAGGCTGCCGAGGCCCACAAACAGGGGCGCAAGGACGTGGCCAGCTTCTACGCCAAgcag gGACGCTTACATGGACAGAAGATGCGGGAGGCGCATCATCGCGCGGCAGTGCAGATATTTGAGCGTGTGAACGCCACGCTGCTGCCGCAGAACGTTCTGGATCTCCACGGGTTGCATGTGGATGAAGCCCTCCAGCACCTGCAGCAGGTTCTTACTGACAAGACCTCAG AGTGGCAGCAGGGTTTGTGCCGCCCACAGCTGTCAGTCATCACAGGAAGAGGCAATCGCAGCCAGGGGGGCGTGGCTCGCATCAGGCCTGCCGTTCTCGACTACCTCCAGAGCCAGCACTACAG gtattCTGAACCCAAGGTTGGACTCATACTTGTCACTTTGCACTGA